One part of the Quercus lobata isolate SW786 chromosome 7, ValleyOak3.0 Primary Assembly, whole genome shotgun sequence genome encodes these proteins:
- the LOC115951418 gene encoding uncharacterized protein LOC115951418, with amino-acid sequence MWLSNSSCEDVVVSAWGSGSDVGIEGNILSKIEKCGKELEQWEKNVFGNVRMELSRLKKALTKEERAAMVSGNNYRVRQLKKEIEVLQDKEATMWAQRSKILWANEEGIVSTGTFDCVPTMIDEEMNESLCREFEASEFANALQQMAPLKAPDPDGMPPLFYQHFWSTVNQDVTSSILSWLNSVLANRLKNILPSIITEHQSAFTKGRLISDNILVAFETLHSLQSFRGGNYGYMALKLDMSKAYDQVEWSYLEGIMRKMGFRERWINLVMGCVKTVSYSVLVNGDPCGMIFPTRGIRQGDPLSPFLFLLCTEGLNGLIKKAELQGDIHGYSLCRRGPKLTHLLFADDILIFCRATMEECGKVLNILKEYEEASGQKMNRSKTSLFFSKSVPEEEKHGIKVAIGVPEILHYEKYLGLPSLVGKGKKESFNYIKEKVWRKLQGWEAKLLSQAGREVLLKAIIQAIPTYTMGCFKLPLGLCNEIETLIKKFWWGQRGDRRKIHWVKWEEMTKSKTIGGMGFRDLAMFNDSLLAKQAWRLLHDKTSLFYKVFKARFFPHSTIMEAADSKMGSYAWKSILRGRDIIQRGALWRVGNGEKINIWQQRWLPRKHPTQLPTCPLESFENHTIATLIDPSTRRWNEELVDGLFVTEVDAELIKKIPLSCNAAEDNLYLPYTPSGNYSCKSGYRFLKEEAELESNPQAPPICERRLWKEIWQMQAPPKIKNFLWRACHNALPTKQALMRRKIVEDPTCERCKQAVEDLLHALWLCPELDEVWSDQERNKARLNLQASPLHQVAAQSQTKLEQYNADIHISEVQRGSNSSGGNRWKAPPIGFVKANFDAANSEVSQLSGVGVVIRDSNGDVLASCAEKIDQSYKAEDTEAMAALKALTFTHELGFQNVVLEGDALSLIQQLKSQDQNISPWGLLVDDVKVYGTKFRRVLYSHVKRNGNSVAHNLAKHAICISDFQLEQMKVIAILLQYYKKSNNMIMHG; translated from the exons ATGTGGCTCTCAAATTCGAGCTGTGAGGATGTGGTGGTTTCGGCTTGGGGTAGTGGAAGTGATGTTGGGATAGAGGGTAATATTTTGAGTAAAATTGAAAAGTGTGGGAAGGAGTTGGAGCAATGGgagaaaaatgtgtttggtaatGTTAGGATGGAATTGAGCCGTTTGAAAAAAGCACTAACTAAAGAAGAGAGGGCAGCCATGGTGAGTGGAAACAACTACAGGGTGAGACAGCTTAAAAAAGAGATTGAGGTGTTGCAGGATAAGGAAGCCACGATGTGGGCTCAACGGTCAAAAATTCTATGGGCAAATGAAG AGGGGATAGTATCCACAGGTACTTTTGATTGTGTACCAACAATGATAGatgaggagatgaatgaaagtCTTTGTCGTGAGTTTGAGGCAAGTGAATTTGCCAATGCCCTTCAACAAATGGCGCCCCTCAAAGCACCTGACCCGGATGGTATGCCCCCGCTCTTTTACCAGCATTTTTGGAGCACGGTTAATCAGGACGTCACCTCATCCATTTTGTCTTGGTTAAATTCAG TTCTTGCAAATCGCCTTAAAAATATACTTCCATCCATTATCACTGAACACCAATCTGCCTTCACAAAGGGTAGATTAATTTCGGATAATATTTTGGTGGCCTTTGAGACCTTGCATAGTTTACAAAGTTTTAGGGGAGGTAATTATGGTTATATGGCACTAAAattagatatgagtaaggcGTATGATCAGGTGGAGTGGTCTTATTTGGAGGGGATAATGAGGAAGATGGGTTTTAGGGAGAGGTGGATAAATCTTGTAATGGGTTGTGTTAAAACTGTTTCCTATTCTGTTTTGGTAAATGGTGATCCATGTGGGATGATTTTTCCTACAAGGGGTATTAGGCAAGGAGACCCACTCTCTCCTTTCCTATTCCTTCTTTGTACGGAAGGTTTGAATGGCTTAATTAAGAAGGCTGAATTACAAGGTGATATCCATGGATACTCCCTTTGCAGGAGGGGTCCAAAACTAACGCATTTGCTCTTTGCagatgatattttgattttttgtagGGCAACAATGGAGGAGTGTGGAAAGGTCTTGAATATACTAAAGGAGTATGAGGAAGCCTCGGGACAAAAAATGAATAGAAGTAAAACCTCTTTGTTCTTTAGCAAGTCTGTACCGGAGGAGGAAAAACATGGAATCAAGGTGGCCATTGGAGTCCCCGAAATCTTGCACTATGAAAAATACCTCGGGCTGCCCTCTTTAGTTGGCAAAGGtaaaaaagagagttttaactACATAAAGGAGAAGGTATGGCGGAAACTCCAAGGGTGGGAAGCTAAATTGCTTTCGCAAGCGGGAAGAGAAGTGCTCCTAAAGGCAATCATACAAGCCATCCCTACTTACACTATGGGGTGTTTCAAATTGCCATTGGGTTTATGCAATGAGATTGAGACTCTAATCaagaagttttggtggggtcaaagggGTGATCGAAGGAAAATCCATTGGGTAAAATGGGAGGAAATGACAAAATCGAAGACTATTGGAGGTATGGGCTTTCGAGATCTTGCTATGTTCAATGACTCTCTCTTGGCAAAGCAAGCTTGGCGGCTCTTGCATGATAAAACCTCACTCTTTTACAAAGTGTTTAAAGCTCGTTTCTTCCCACATTCGACAATTATGGAGGCTGCCGATTCGAAGATGGGGTCATATGCTTGGAAGAGCATCCTTAGGGGTAGAGACATAATTCAAAGAGGGGCTTTATGGAGGGTTGGAAATGgagaaaaaattaacatttggCAGCAGCGTTGGCTGCCAAGAAAACACCCAACTCAGCTGCCAACTTGCCCTCTAGAGAGCTTTGAAAATCATACCATAGCCACCCTCATTGATCCAAGCACAAGAAGATGGAATGAAGAGTTGGTGGATGGGTTATTTGTGACCGAGGTCGACGCtgaattaattaagaaaatccCACTTAGCTGTAATGCAGCAGAGGACAACCTATATTTGCCTTATACTCCATCCGGAAATTACTCATGTAAATCCGGATACAGATTTCTTAAGGAAGAAGCGGAACTAGAATCAAATCCGCAAGCCCCCCCAATCTGTGAGAGGCGGCTTTGGAAGGAAATATGGCAGATGCAAGCCCCTCCAAAGATTAAAAACTTTCTTTGGAGGGCCTGCCATAATGCACTGCCAACCAAACAAGCATTAATGCGAAGAAAGATTGTAGAGGATCCAACGTGTGAGAGATGTAAACAGGCAGTGGAGGATCTGTTACACGCACTATGGTTGTGCCCGGAACTGGATGAGGTGTGGTCAGATCAAGAA AGAAATAAAGCACGTCTGAATTTGCAAGCCAGCCCGCTTCATCAGGTTGCTGCTCAATCACAGACTAAGCTAGAGCAATACAATGCTGACATTCACATTTCAGAAGTACAGAGAGGGAGTAACAGCAGTGGGGGAAATAGGTGGAAAGCTCCGCCAATAGGATTCGTGAAAGCAAACTTTGATGCAGCAAATTCTGAAGTCTCACAGTTGTCTGGTGTAGGGGTGGTAATAAGAGATTCTAATGGTGATGTTTTAGCTTCTTGTGcagaaaaaattgatcaaaGTTATAAGGCAGAAGACACGGAAGCCATGGCTGCACTGAAGGCTTTGACTTTCACACACGAACTGGGTTTCCAAAATGTTGTTCTTGAAGGTGATGCTTTGAGCTTAATTCAGCAGTTGAAGTCACAAGATCAGAATATATCGCCGTGGGGTCTGCTGGTAGATGATGTGAAAGTGTATGGAACTAAGTTTAGAAGAGTATTGTATTCTCATGTTAAGAGAAATGGCAATAGTGTAGCACATAATCTGGCCAAACATGCAATATGCATATCAGATTTTCAA
- the LOC115954274 gene encoding aminopeptidase M1-like, which yields MKVMVSMEEFKGQPRLPKFAVPKRYDIKLKPNLTTCKFAGSVAIELKIVADTSFIVLNAAELSIGTTSVSFTHPAAHSSNSKQQVLKPLKVDVVEEDEILVLNFGDTLPIGLGLLTIHFQGSLNDKMKGFYISTYEHNDEKKNMAVTQFKPDDARRCFPCWDEPACKATFKITLDVPSELVALSNMPIIEEKVVGDLKTVSYQESPIMSTHLVAIVVGLFDYVEHLTSDGVKVRVYCQVGKVNPGKFALDVAVRTLELYEEYFAMPYSLPKLDMVAIPDFAFGSMENYGLVTYCETALLYDVQHSTTADKQRVVIAVAHELAHQWFGNLVTMEWRTHLWLNEGFATWVSYLAADRLFPEWKVWTQFLDDYTEGLGMDGLRESHPIEVKINHASEIDEIIDSISYIKGASVIRMLQSYLGADCFQRSLASYVKKFACSNAKTEDLWAALEEESGEPVNKLMNSWTKQKGYPVVSVKVIKVKHKKLVFEQSRFLASGSHGDGQWIVPITLCRGSYDAHKNFLLQTNSGTLDMKELMSDESNLASAWVKLNVDQTGFYRVEYDEDLEARLRNAIENKYLSATDRFGILDDSFALCMARQKSFTSFFILLNAYKEELEYTVLSNLIKISYKVDRITADAAPGSSVASFFIELFLHSAMKLGWEPKPGESHLDAMLRGDVLTALAVFGHNLTLEEASSRFLAFLDDRNTPLLHPDIRKAVYVAVMRRVSTSNRFGYESLLRVYRETNLSQEKTRILSSLTSSPDPNITLEALNFLLSSEVRTQDAVLGLAVSREGRETAWTWLKNYWEHISKTWGSGYLITHFINSIVSPFATFEKAEEIQEFFASRTNSKIARTLKQSIERVHINAYWAQSFRIELQNHLAWPIERIVQTYGVIL from the exons ATGAAAGTTATGGTTTCCATGGAGGAATTCAAAGGGCAACCTCGGCTTCCAAAATTCGCTGTCCCAAAACGCTATGACATAAAGCTGAAACCGAACCTCACCACGTGCAAGTTTGCTGGCTCCGTGGCTATTGAGCTCAAAATCGTGGCAGATACCAGTTTCATCGTCCTCAACGCCGCTGAACTATCCATTGGTACCACCTCCGTATCTTTCACTCACCCAGCTGCACACTCTTCTAATTCTAAGCAGCAG GTGTTAAAGCCTTTAAAAGTTGATGTGGTTGAAGAGGACGAGATTTTGGTTTTGAACTTTGGTGACACTCTTCCCATTGGTCTCGGACTTCTCACTATCCACTTTCAAGGTTCCTTAAACGACAAAATGAAGGGCTTTTATATAAG TACATATGAGCACAATGATGAGAAGAAGAATATGGCAGTAACACAGTTTAAACCAGATGATGCTAGGCGATGCTTTCCTTGTTGGGATGAACCTGCTTGTAAG GCTACGTTCAAAATCACATTGGATGTGCCATCAGAACTAGTAGCTCTTTCCAACATGCCAATTATTGAAGAAAAAGTGGTTGGGGATTTGAAGACAGTTTCATATCAAGAATCACCAATCATGTCTACACATTTGGTGGCAATTGTTGTTGGTTTGTTTGATTATGTGGAACATCTTACATCTGATG GAGTTAAAGTTCGAGTATATTGTCAGGTTGGTAAAGTAAATCCAGGGAAATTCGCATTGGATGTTGCTGTTAGGACACTTGAATTATACGAAGA ATACTTTGCAATGCCTTACTCTCTTCCCAAATTGGATATGGTTGCAATTCCTGATTTTGCTTTTGGTTCCATGGAGAATTATGGTTTGGTTACATACTGTGAAACAGCTTTGCTCTATGATGTTCAGCATTCCACAACTGCTGATAAGCAGAGG GTTGTGATTGCTGTAGCCCACGAACTAGCACATCAGTGGTTTGGCAATCTTGTAACGATGGAATGGAGGACTCATTTGTGGCTGAATGAGGGGTTCGCAACATGG GTCAGTTATTTAGCAGCTGATCGCTTGTTCCCAGAATGGAAAGTGTGGACTCAGTTTCTTGATGACTATACAGAGGGTCTTGGAATGGATGGGCTTAGAGAGTCCCATCCCATTGAG GTGAAGATAAATCATGCTAGTGAGATTGATGAAATAATTGACTCGATAAGTTACATAAAAGGTGCATCTGTTATCCGGATGCTACAAAGCTATCTTGGTGCTGATTGCTTTCAG AGGTCACTTGCTTCATATGTAAAAAAGTTTGCTTGCTCAAATGCGAAGACAGAAGATTTATGGGCTGCACTTGAGGAGGAATCCGGTGAGCCTGTGAACAAGCTAATGAATTCATGGACAAAGCAAAAGGGGTACCCAGTCGTCTCTGTCAAAGTCATCAAagtcaaacataaaaaattggTGTTTGAGCAG TCACGATTTTTGGCAAGTGGTTCCCATGGGGATGGGCAATGGATTGTTCCAATAACATTATGCCGTGGCTCATATGATGCGCACAAGAATTTTCTACTTCAAACAAATTCTGGAACTCTTGATATGAAAGAGCTCATGAGTGACGAAAGCAATTTAGCATCTGCTTGGGTAAAACTTAATGTCGATCAGACTGGTTTCTATAGGGTTGAATATGATGAGGACCTTGAAGCTAGACTCCGAAATGCAATAGAGAACAAATACTTATCTGCAACAGACAGATTTG GCATCCTGGATGATTCATTTGCCCTTTGTATGGCTCGCCAGAAGTCTTTCACTTCATTTTTTATCTTGCTGAATGCTTATAAGGAGGAACTTGAATATACCGTGCTGTCTAATTTAATCAAA ATAAGTTATAAAGTTGATAGAATTACAGCTGATGCAGCCCCTGGGTCATCGGTTGCCAGtttttttattgaacttttCCTTCATTCAGCAAT gaaGCTTGGTTGGGAGCCTAAGCCAGGTGAGAGCCATCTAGATGCAATGTTGAGAGGAGACGTTTTGACTGCCCTTGCTGTGTTTGGACATAATTTGACACTAGAAGAAGCAAGTAGTCGTTTTCTTGCATTCTTGGATGACAGAAATACACCACTCCTCCATCCTGACATAAGAAAG GCAGTATATGTGGCTGTAATGCGAAGAGTCAGCACCTCAAACAGATTTGGTTATGAATCTCTTTTGCGAGTATACAGAGAGACTAATTTGAGCCAGGAGAAAACACGCATTCTAA GTTCATTAACATCTTCCCCAGATCCCAACATAACTCTTGAAGCTCTCAACTTTTTGTTGTCTTCTGAG GTTCGTACCCAAGATGCTGTTCTTGGACTTGCTGTTAGTAGGGAAGGAAGGGAAACAGCTTGGACATGGCTGAAG AATTACTGGGAGCATATTTCAAAAACCTGGGGTTCTGGATATCTAATAACTCACTTCATCAATTCAATTGTCTCACCG TTTGCTACGTTTGAGAAGGCTGAAGAAATACAGGAGTTTTTTGCAAGCCGTACTAACTCCAAGATTGCTAGAACCTTGAAGCAGAGCATTGAAAGGGTTCACATCAATGCATATTGGGCTCAGAGTTTTAGGATTGAGTTACAGAATCATCTTGCCTGGCCCATTGAGCGAATTGTACAAACTTATGGTGTAATACTATGA